cccagcactttgggaggctgaggtgcgaggactgcttgagcccaggaattgggaCGATCCTGAGCAACaatagagaccccatctctattaagaaaagaaaaccgCAGAATATATTGGGATTGTGAAGACTAGCACAGCAACCAGAGGCCCCAACCCAAACTCACCCGGATAGACCAGGAAGTCACCTCCGAACTTCCCAGCCGCACTGAGGAAGAAGCCCCGCTCCCATAGGTCTCTGTAGATGCTGTAGCGCAGCTCATGCGCAGGGCGGCCAGCGTGGGGCCAGTCTTTGGACTGGACACGCCAGTCCAGGGGCCTGGCCTTGACAGGTCGAGGCCTGGCAGTGGCCAGCTGGACAAGGAGAGCCGATCTGGGCAAGGGGGCTACTCCATTTGAGGGTCCTGCTTGGGaagaggagggacctggtggaagtaCAGAGAAGAGTTTGGTAAATGCAAGGGGCAAAGTCTTCCCACCCTCAGGTTGGATTCCCAGCTAAAATTCCCAAAAgatctcccctttccttcccatgGTCCCTGGACTCCACCTCCCACGCTCACCGGCTTCCTCCTGCTCTCCCGAAGCCTGGAGATCACTGGTGTCGTTCACTTTGGCAGCCTCGCTCCCGCCGGCCTCCTGGCTCGCGCTGGCCCCTGAAGCCTGTTCCAGCTTCTGCTTCTTGGCAGCCTGGCCCTCCGTAATCTTCTCTAGGAGCTCCTGCCGACGGGTCTCCCGGGCCTCAGCTGCCAAGGCGCTCTGCTCCTGGAAGCTCTGCTCTTGCTGGCGCTTGAAGGATGTCAGGGCCTGAGAAGCACACTTCGCTGGAACCTCCAAGCTTATGGTCCCTTCGGAAGCCAGTAATCCGGACTCTCAGGCCCCGCTCCCACCAGATCCAAGAGTTCGAGCCCCGCCCCCTTACCAGGCTGTGGTGCCGAGGGTCTGGGCGCGGAGCGCTGACCAGAGTCACGGCGCCGATCTCTGCCAGGAGCCGCGCCTCTTCCGGCATCAACAGCAGCGGGAGGCCCAAGCGTGAGTTCTGGCGGGGCCCGCGAGGCAGGGCGCCTACCGTGCGGCCCCCCACGCCCAGGCGCTCCCGGAGGGCCTGAACCGCCTCGGCCCCCCACACCAGGGAGCGGCCGTTCGCCACCTCCACCACCAGCATCCTCCTGCGGGAGCCGGGAGGCAAAGCGGTCACCGAAAGAGCTGCACGCTGCGGACCGCCCGGAAAGCACCCAGCGCCTGGGGAAGCCCCGCCCCCAGGCCCCAGAGGGCGGAGCCTCACTCGGCCGCTGCTCACCACCTGCTTGGCCCAAATGCCGGGCCCCGCCCCCAGGCGATCCCACCAGTCTCCGCGGCCGCAGGAGCCTGGCCCGTAGCCTTCGCCCCTCGCCGCGTCCCCGGAGCCCCGCTCAGCCCTTGTGACCCTGCGGTCGGCAGCCGCTCTGTGCCCACACTGCCGTACCTGCCATTGCGCCTTcaagtctcaaaaagaaacctcCACAAGCGCGGCGAATCGCCCCCTTATAAAGGTCCATTTTGGCGCCACCCTCTTGCAAAGTGGGCGTTCCCCTTCGGGTGTTCCCGTCGGGGATCAAAAGCTCTCGAAGCTAAAGCACCACCGGGGCCACACCCTCTTTGGGACGCTCCGGCCTTAGGTCCTCCCCTGTCCGAACCACTGTGATTCGGCTTTCGGGCCTAGGGCCTACTGGCTCTCAGGCTCCCACAAGACGAAACCCTGCCCCCTCCCTAGTGCGGGAGGTTCGGCGTTCGGGCGTCCTCGACTCCACCGAATCCGCCGCCCCGCCCCCTTCTCGAACGTGAGAACACCATTTGGCGTTCGGGTATTCTCGGCGCGGCCGACAACGtagccccgcccccgcccgaaAGCACAAGTTTCGGCGTTCTGGCGTCATCCGCTCCCCGCAGTCCCGCAGGCTGTGGCCCCGCCCGCTTCAAGCGCCAGCGCACCCCAGTTGGGGAGTTCCGGCCCCACGACCGAACCCCACAGCCGAAAGCCCCGCCCCCTGGGCACCCGCCTTCCACTCTCCGTTCGGGCGGGCTCACCCCACTTGGGAGCGCTCAGTCCGCTTCCTTGCTTCTCTTCCGAATGTCCCACGGTCCACCGATAGAATCACCGAGTCACCTCGTATACACCCACTCGAAGTCAAGGCGGAGCCACCCACTACGCACCGCGCGCCACGCTCTGCTtcctccaccctcccctccccgtGTCAACCCCCCCGCGTCAACTTCGTCATTCCGCCGCCTCGGCGCCGCGGGAAGTCAGGACCTTCCCCTCCCAGGCCTGGAGCCCCGCCTTCTTCCCGCGGTGGCCCCCTTGGCCCCCCCACATCGAGCGCACCTCCCCCAGCCGCTACTCGACTTGGGAACTTGATCATCACCCCGACCCCGCCCCCTAGGCGCACGCCGTTCGCCGGGGTTCCGCCCCTTTGAGGGCAAGTCGCTTTCGTCCCTCCCCTTTGTAAATATGCTTCCGTATCTGGCGAACCCGTTGACTCCGCCTATCATCCTAGCGTCACTGAAACCCAGCTATCTACGAAGTAAACCGAAACTTGTGGCCCCACCCACTTCCGGCCGAGTGTGGTTCCGCCCACATCAGAACGGCGACCCTGACTCGACTGTCTCCGAAGAAAGCCGAAACATGTGGCCCCGCCCACCCCGACCCCAGCACTCGGTTCTCGACTATCTCCGAAGTGAGCGGAAGTTTGTGGCCCCACCTCCAGTGAACTCAAACTCCC
This genomic interval from Saimiri boliviensis isolate mSaiBol1 chromosome 14, mSaiBol1.pri, whole genome shotgun sequence contains the following:
- the TSEN34 gene encoding tRNA-splicing endonuclease subunit Sen34 translates to MLVVEVANGRSLVWGAEAVQALRERLGVGGRTVGALPRGPRQNSRLGLPLLLMPEEARLLAEIGAVTLVSAPRPDPRHHSLALTSFKRQQEQSFQEQSALAAEARETRRQELLEKITEGQAAKKQKLEQASGASASQEAGGSEAAKVNDTSDLQASGEQEEAGPSSSQAGPSNGVAPLPRSALLVQLATARPRPVKARPLDWRVQSKDWPHAGRPAHELRYSIYRDLWERGFFLSAAGKFGGDFLVYPGDPLRFHAHYIAQCWAPEDPIPLQDLVAAGRLGTSVRKTLLLCSPQPDGKVVYTSLQWASLQ